One Rattus rattus isolate New Zealand chromosome 12, Rrattus_CSIRO_v1, whole genome shotgun sequence genomic window carries:
- the Fbxo34 gene encoding F-box only protein 34 isoform X2: MHLKPYWKLQKKERPLEIGRDTLRRPVNHGNTDSDAKGRANCMKPTSFPPASPVKASSRKPFGILSPNVLCSMSGKSPVENSLNVKATRNAPSAAVHQTEEGLPGSWAIVKPGNTKEKIAFFAAHQCSNRIGSMKIKSSWDIDGRATKRRKKSGELKKAKLQLEMMREINSQCYQSEPFACGVEHCSVHYMSDSGDGVYAARPLSVIQMVAFLEQRATALLASCTKNCTNSPAIVKISGQSRGMPPAPEPFSAPDTCEEPKERENPETGRSQSEPVRVLDMVARLESECLKHQGQREPGSLSRNNSFRRNVGRVLLTNGSQASDKNREGSADTPGTQVHPLQLVSVGEGPPATDRSAGEQAWDGTSQGCPPLPADVSFHTDSTESEPAQQTAVKRCSRDDVEMAEEFDELPTDAVSCRELGTLTSHSPEQRQEPLCVSIAVCTVEKAQPPALDPLEEPLPGMLFFLSPGQDQQAHPQLSEHPATEATEASQPPDAAEGSSAREEKEASLEPLVPAASGEGRTSQGLEAAACKKQVSQDFLETRFKIQQLLEPQQYMACLPHHIMVKIFRLLPTLSLAILKCTCRYFKSIIEYYNIRPADSRWVRDPRYREDPCKQCKKKYVKGDVSLCRWHPKPYCQALPYGPGYWMCCHQSQKGFPGCKLGLHDNHWLPACHSFNRAIHKKSRGSETEEEC, translated from the coding sequence ATGCACCTTAAGCCATACTGGAAGCTCCAGAAGAAAGAGCGCCCTCTTGAAATCGGCAGGGACACACTGAGGCGGCCTGTGAACCACGGAAACACGGACAGTGATGCGAAGGGCAGAGCCAACTGCATGAAacccacctccttccctcccgcCTCTCCTGTCAAAGCATCGTCTAGAAAGCCTTTCGGGATCCTTTCTCCAAATGTTCTGTGCAGCATGAGTGGGAAGAGCCCCGTGGAGAACAGCTTGAATGTTAAAGCCACAAGGAATGCGCCGTCTGCAGCCGTGCACCAGACTGAAGAAGGCCTGCCGGGGAGCTGGGCTATTGTCAAACCTGGAAACACCAAGGAGAAAATTGCGTTCTTTGCAGCCCACCAGTGCAGCAATAGGATAGGctctatgaaaataaaaagctCCTGGGATATCGATGGGAGAGCCACTAAACGAAGGAAAAAATCAGGGGAACTTAAGAAAGCCAAGCTACAGCTAGAAATGATGAGGGAGATCAACAGCCAGTGCTACCAGTCGGAGCCGTTTGCCTGTGGCGTCGAGCACTGTTCTGTGCATTACATGAGTGACAGTGGGGACGGTGTCTATGCTGCGAGGCCTCTGTCAGTGATACAGATGGTTGCCTTCCTCGAGCAGAGAGCCACTGCTCTGCTAGCTAGCTGCACAAAAAACTGCACAAATTCACCTGCCATTGTGAAGATTTCTGGCCAGTCTCGAGGTATGCCACCTGCACCTGAGCCCTTCTCTGCTCCAGACACTTGTGAAGAacccaaggaaagagaaaatcctGAGACTGGCAGATCCCAGAGTGAGCCGGTCCGTGTCCTTGACATGGTAGCCAGGTTGGAGTCCGAGTGCCTGAAGCACCAGGGCCAGCGGGAACCTGGGAGCTTGTCACGGAATAACAGCTTCCGTCGGAATGTAGGCAGGGTGTTGCTCACAAACGGCTCTCAGGCCAGCGACAAAAACAGAGAGGGCTCTGCAGACACACCCGGCACTCAGGTGCACCCCTTGCAGCTGGTATCTGTGGGTGAAGGACCCCCTGCAACTGACCGTTCTGCAGGGGAGCAGGCCTGGGATGGCACTTCTCAGGGCTGTCCCCCATTGCCGGCTGATGTGAGCTTCCACACGGACAGCACCGAATCAGAGCCGGCTCAGCAAACAGCTGTGAAACGCTGCAGCCGCGATGATGTAGAAATGGCAGAGGAATTTGATGAGTTGCCTACAGATGCTGTCAGCTGTAGAGAGCTTGGAACACTCACAAGCCACAGTCCTGAGCAGAGACAAGAACCTCTGTGCGTTAGCATCGCTGTGTGCACAGTGGAGAAAGCCCAGCCACCTGCGCTAGACCCCCTTGAAGAGCCTCTTCCTGGGATGCTGTTCTTTCTGTCACCTGGGCAGGACCAGCAGGCGCACCCCCAGTTGAGTGAACACCCGGCGACAGAGGCGACAGAGGCCAGCCAGCCTCCAGATGCTGCTGAGGGCAGCAGTGCCCGTGAGGAGAAAGAAGCCTCTCTGGAGCCGCTGGTCCCAGCAGCCTCTGGGGAAGGACGCACCTCGCAGGGACTTGAGGCAGCCGCGTGTAAGAAGCAGGTGTCTCAGGACTTCCTGGAGACCAGGTTTAAAATCCAGCAACTTCTGGAACCTCAGCAGTACATGGCATGCCTGCCTCACCACATCATGGTGAAAATCTTCAGGTTACTCCCGACCCTGAGCTTAGCAATCCTTAAATGTACCTGCCGCTACTTCAAGTCCATCATTGAATACTACAACATCAGGCCAGCGGACTCTCGGTGGGTCCGAGACCCACGCTATAGAGAAGACCCTTGCAAGCAGTGCAAGAAAAAGTATGTGAAAGGGGACGTGTCCCTGTGCCGGTGGCACCCCAAACCCTACTGCCAGGCATTGCCGTATGGGCCTGGGTACTGGATGTGCTGCCACCAGTCTCAGAAGGGCTTTCCGGGCTG